A genomic region of Thermoplasmataceae archaeon contains the following coding sequences:
- a CDS encoding hydroxymethylglutaryl-CoA reductase, degradative, with protein sequence MPESNISGFYKLSVEERRELIRKATDLTEEEMRLLRNMGGLGDSAADHMIENVISAIEVPIGIATNFRINDRDYFIPMAIEEPSVVAAASNAARMARVKGGFRSVSSEPIMIGQIELSGVSDPFGAKFRILERKQELLDMANSQDPVLLKVGGGAKDLEVRVIDESNPMLVVHLLVDVRDAMGANAVNTMAEYLAPKISEISRGNVRLRILSNLATYRMTRSYAVFDRKAIGGDDTVGGIVEAYKFASIDPYRAATHNKGIMNGIDAVLIATANDWRAIEAGAHSYAAMNRYTSLSRWEINDNGDLAGYIELPLAVGIVGGATATHPKAKLMRKILGISSAREFANVLAAVGLAQNFGAIRALAAEGIQKGHMGLHARNVAVSVGAKGEEIDRLAEMMVKERKIRSDVAAEMLKRIRGPN encoded by the coding sequence ATGCCAGAATCAAACATTTCCGGATTTTACAAATTATCCGTGGAGGAGAGAAGAGAGTTAATCAGGAAGGCAACTGATTTGACAGAAGAAGAGATGAGATTGCTTAGAAATATGGGCGGTCTGGGGGATTCTGCTGCGGATCATATGATAGAAAATGTTATCTCAGCCATTGAGGTCCCAATAGGCATCGCAACAAACTTCCGGATCAATGACAGGGATTACTTTATTCCCATGGCGATAGAGGAACCAAGCGTGGTCGCAGCAGCCTCAAACGCTGCAAGGATGGCCAGGGTTAAAGGGGGATTCAGGTCAGTCTCGTCAGAACCGATCATGATTGGCCAGATAGAGCTATCCGGTGTTTCTGATCCTTTTGGAGCAAAGTTCAGAATTCTCGAAAGGAAGCAGGAATTACTTGACATGGCTAATTCACAGGATCCAGTTCTCCTGAAAGTTGGTGGCGGAGCTAAGGACCTCGAAGTCAGGGTGATTGATGAATCGAATCCGATGCTGGTTGTTCATCTACTTGTCGATGTGAGAGATGCAATGGGAGCTAATGCAGTGAACACCATGGCCGAATACCTTGCCCCGAAAATCTCTGAGATATCGAGGGGTAACGTCAGGTTAAGGATTCTAAGTAATCTTGCAACGTACAGAATGACAAGATCGTATGCTGTTTTTGATCGGAAAGCCATAGGCGGAGATGACACGGTGGGTGGTATTGTCGAAGCGTATAAATTCGCCAGCATAGATCCATACAGAGCAGCAACCCACAACAAAGGAATAATGAATGGCATTGACGCAGTGCTGATAGCCACTGCAAATGACTGGAGGGCTATAGAGGCTGGGGCGCACTCCTATGCTGCCATGAACCGTTATACCTCACTCTCGAGGTGGGAAATCAATGATAATGGAGACCTTGCTGGTTATATAGAGCTTCCCCTTGCCGTAGGAATCGTGGGCGGGGCTACCGCAACGCATCCGAAGGCTAAACTTATGCGTAAAATCCTCGGAATTTCATCGGCCCGAGAATTCGCAAACGTACTTGCAGCCGTAGGTCTGGCGCAAAACTTTGGGGCAATAAGAGCTCTAGCTGCAGAAGGAATCCAGAAGGGACACATGGGACTCCACGCCAGGAATGTTGCTGTTTCGGTTGGAGCGAAGGGCGAAGAGATTGACAGGCTGGCTGAAATGATGGTCAAGGAAAGGAAGATACGCTCTGATGTGGCAGCCGAAATGCTAAAGAGGATCAGGGGCCCCAATTAA
- a CDS encoding ammonium transporter has product MTLDLINNLWILFCGLLVFIMAISVGFLEIGELSERFDNALLKTTLITGSSLIFMAFVGFNIAFAPSIGGVIGNPLNNGLFLGMFSSNSGMLSGIYWLTGSAYSNTFLATGTFFFFEAACASVTLALVSVVVLRKVKLMAFIIYSAVYFMIIWTIPVSWIWNPSGWLYSLGVRDFAGGLLVHGAAAIAALGIMTQVWREEKKKGLTESIQVPINLNRGWLTLSILLLWIGWFGFNPGTELGLNYSAITIVLTTFISGSAGLLSTMFFKYLETRENPGMLYAVNGTLMGLVVITPLAGFVSVGSALILGVIAGPLFIVGEKILSKARWFTDPVGVLSVHGVGGLFGILMIGFFSQNAFASAAGYPSVPNGLFFGGGFAALHQLGLEVFGIIVVGIFVFVVSFIVSALLSKGMHGILAEESITEKEELATTTAQTPQ; this is encoded by the coding sequence TTGACGCTTGACCTTATTAACAATCTGTGGATACTCTTTTGCGGACTTCTTGTCTTCATAATGGCAATTTCAGTGGGTTTTCTTGAGATTGGAGAACTCAGTGAAAGGTTTGATAATGCTCTCCTTAAGACCACCCTAATCACCGGTTCTTCTCTCATATTCATGGCCTTCGTGGGGTTTAACATTGCATTTGCCCCATCAATCGGAGGGGTCATTGGCAACCCTCTGAACAATGGTCTTTTCCTGGGAATGTTTTCTTCAAACTCAGGTATGCTCTCTGGAATATACTGGCTTACTGGATCGGCTTATTCCAATACGTTTCTTGCAACTGGAACATTCTTCTTCTTTGAGGCGGCATGCGCATCGGTCACTCTTGCCCTAGTAAGTGTGGTGGTATTGAGGAAGGTCAAGCTAATGGCATTCATTATCTATTCTGCTGTTTATTTCATGATAATCTGGACTATACCGGTTTCATGGATATGGAATCCTTCAGGCTGGCTATACTCACTTGGGGTAAGAGATTTTGCAGGTGGTCTACTCGTACACGGAGCAGCCGCAATTGCTGCCCTGGGCATAATGACACAAGTGTGGCGGGAAGAAAAGAAGAAAGGGCTTACAGAATCAATACAGGTGCCAATTAACTTGAACCGTGGTTGGCTGACCCTTTCAATACTCCTATTGTGGATAGGCTGGTTTGGCTTCAACCCCGGGACTGAGCTTGGGTTGAACTATTCTGCCATAACTATAGTCCTAACCACATTTATCTCGGGGTCAGCTGGGTTACTCTCTACAATGTTCTTCAAGTACCTCGAGACCAGGGAAAACCCTGGAATGCTTTACGCGGTGAATGGCACTCTTATGGGACTTGTTGTCATCACACCACTTGCCGGTTTTGTCAGCGTTGGGAGTGCGCTGATCCTCGGAGTCATAGCTGGACCACTTTTCATTGTTGGTGAAAAAATCCTCTCGAAAGCTAGGTGGTTCACAGATCCTGTGGGTGTGCTATCTGTTCATGGTGTTGGGGGCCTGTTTGGTATCCTCATGATTGGGTTCTTCTCACAGAATGCCTTTGCTTCCGCTGCTGGCTACCCATCTGTACCTAATGGTTTATTCTTCGGGGGTGGGTTTGCAGCACTTCATCAGCTTGGTCTTGAGGTCTTTGGCATAATCGTGGTCGGTATATTCGTGTTTGTGGTGTCTTTCATTGTATCTGCTCTATTAAGTAAAGGAATGCACGGAATACTTGCAGAAGAAAGCATTACTGAGAAAGAAGAACTGGCCACAACAACAGCCCAAACGCCGCAGTGA
- a CDS encoding antitoxin VapB family protein → MTKPVTLSDAAYDALLKAKGKNMSFSDVVLKLVEESKRKNNFSSFAGAFKSDATNLEKFRKQIEEDRLRNTEGL, encoded by the coding sequence ATGACAAAACCGGTTACTTTGTCAGATGCTGCCTACGATGCACTGCTAAAAGCGAAGGGAAAGAACATGTCATTCTCAGATGTGGTGCTCAAACTTGTTGAGGAGTCAAAACGAAAGAATAACTTTTCTAGCTTTGCAGGGGCTTTCAAATCCGATGCAACCAATCTAGAAAAATTTAGAAAGCAGATTGAAGAAGACAGGTTAAGAAACACTGAAGGTTTGTGA
- a CDS encoding amidohydrolase, whose product MESEKVNEYVVNLRRYFHENPELSFNEFGTADRIEKELNYMGLTCRRIGKTGIACDINGFEKGKTVALRADMDALPVLEEVEVPFMSRNKGIMHACGHDAHTAMLLGAAKLLVENRASFKGTVRLIFQAAEETTPGGAIDFIKADELRGVSAIVGQHVTSLMPSGTVAAYPGRAMAGSDEFRIRIIGKGGHGSDPSNSIDALVIASYFVDAAQAIVSRMIPTFNPAVVTFGTFNSGYRFNIIAQYADLTGTVRSFDDEIRAKVRSSLERLLSGICNSYGATYEFNYLEGYPVVVNDPVIDSTVEEVAKTVVGAKNVFHPDPIMGSEDFSYYLKEVPGAFFFLGVGNQKKGIVSPNHSPTFKIDEDAMKYGVEILYRSALKLLGV is encoded by the coding sequence ATGGAAAGTGAAAAGGTAAATGAGTATGTGGTTAATTTGAGAAGGTATTTTCACGAAAATCCAGAATTAAGTTTCAATGAGTTTGGGACGGCGGATCGTATTGAGAAGGAACTGAATTACATGGGACTTACGTGCCGGAGGATCGGGAAAACAGGCATAGCTTGCGACATAAACGGATTTGAAAAGGGCAAGACAGTCGCCCTCAGGGCTGATATGGATGCACTTCCGGTGCTGGAAGAGGTAGAAGTTCCTTTCATGTCCAGGAATAAGGGGATTATGCATGCCTGTGGTCACGACGCCCACACAGCAATGCTGCTCGGGGCCGCAAAGCTTCTTGTTGAAAATAGGGCATCATTCAAAGGCACTGTGAGGCTCATCTTCCAGGCTGCAGAAGAGACGACCCCGGGAGGCGCGATAGATTTTATCAAGGCGGACGAGCTAAGGGGAGTTTCCGCGATAGTTGGCCAGCATGTAACTTCCCTAATGCCTTCGGGTACAGTGGCAGCATACCCGGGACGTGCAATGGCTGGTTCCGATGAGTTCCGCATAAGGATTATAGGAAAAGGGGGTCATGGTTCTGACCCTTCGAACTCCATCGATGCTCTTGTTATCGCCTCTTATTTCGTAGATGCCGCTCAGGCCATAGTATCGAGAATGATTCCAACCTTCAATCCAGCTGTCGTGACATTCGGTACTTTCAATTCAGGTTACAGGTTCAATATCATCGCCCAGTACGCCGATCTTACCGGCACCGTCAGATCTTTCGACGATGAAATCAGGGCAAAGGTGAGGAGCAGTCTGGAAAGGCTCCTGTCTGGAATCTGCAATTCTTACGGCGCAACCTATGAATTCAACTATTTGGAAGGATACCCTGTAGTGGTCAATGACCCTGTGATTGATTCGACCGTGGAGGAGGTTGCGAAGACAGTGGTCGGTGCCAAGAATGTATTTCATCCCGATCCCATTATGGGTTCGGAGGACTTCTCCTACTATCTGAAGGAGGTTCCTGGAGCTTTCTTTTTTCTCGGTGTAGGTAACCAAAAAAAAGGGATTGTGTCTCCAAATCACAGCCCAACCTTCAAAATAGATGAAGATGCGATGAAGTACGGTGTGGAAATTCTCTACAGATCTGCATTAAAGCTACTTGGGGTTTAG
- a CDS encoding chorismate-binding protein: MTCQVIIERENRIPADKVPVLFNAFNSKFPGTVLLETTTPGGNTILTWDPAATITVKNGLADVKADKDIQISSLGKDKNYFPEILENTIRECRTEPEPENSGLIPFIGGFIGYVGYEWAAKQQGFAKSRIQGIPDAWFSLYDRALVVDKNGSVYIIAVPSIRNAKFEYIRSQIYTALIGTDSLKFNSVKPVDLRFEYDFPREQFEEGVREVKSSIRSGDVYQANIAQRIRSRGLVPWQLYSRLREYNPSPYSGILSAGGFTIVSSSPERLISVVKERSGKTWVSTRPIAGTRPRGDGKQDLMNERALTTSRKELAEHTMLVDLSRNDLGRVSLSGSVMVDEFLTVERYSHVMHLVSDVKGILSPAARLTDLFNALMPGGSVTGTPKISATRVISEIEPVSRGAYTGSMGYISLNGNMDFNILIRSAFYPENDREVHVYAGSGIVQDSDPQREWKETNEKAKALLESLQGYSSSGYSWEPPRIRSSWDPPKAAPDFRSRHVLMIDNYDSFTYNLVQYVSMLGAKVTVVRNDESDVRNLLKLNPTHLVISPGPGKPDDSGISMEAIRAFEGLPTLGVCLGHQAIVESYGGTVVRGRLPVHGKASEIVRTTHTHPADILSGLPRSFIAGRYHSLVADEVRDPLFVTSETDNGEIMSVQHRDLPIYGVQFHPESVLTKNGLAILENFLRIQGKVKRNDI, encoded by the coding sequence GTGACATGCCAGGTAATTATTGAAAGAGAGAATAGAATTCCTGCAGATAAAGTACCGGTTCTGTTCAATGCCTTCAACAGCAAATTTCCAGGCACTGTGCTGCTTGAAACAACAACGCCTGGAGGCAACACCATACTCACCTGGGATCCTGCTGCCACGATTACAGTTAAAAATGGGCTTGCTGATGTGAAAGCTGATAAGGACATTCAAATATCTTCTCTGGGGAAGGATAAAAATTATTTTCCTGAGATCCTCGAAAATACAATCAGGGAATGTCGGACTGAACCCGAGCCAGAAAACTCTGGATTAATACCCTTTATTGGTGGCTTTATAGGTTACGTTGGATATGAATGGGCCGCAAAGCAGCAGGGTTTTGCGAAGAGTAGGATTCAGGGCATTCCAGATGCCTGGTTCAGTCTGTACGATAGAGCTCTTGTGGTTGACAAAAACGGGAGCGTCTACATAATAGCGGTACCATCTATCAGGAATGCAAAGTTTGAATACATAAGATCACAGATATACACAGCGTTAATTGGCACAGATTCTCTGAAATTCAACTCGGTTAAGCCAGTAGACCTGCGCTTTGAGTATGACTTTCCAAGGGAGCAGTTTGAGGAGGGGGTCAGAGAAGTAAAGAGTTCTATCCGTTCTGGAGACGTTTATCAGGCCAACATAGCTCAGCGGATAAGATCCAGGGGGCTGGTACCCTGGCAGCTCTATTCCAGGTTACGAGAATATAATCCGAGCCCATACTCTGGCATCCTCTCTGCAGGGGGTTTCACAATCGTATCAAGCTCGCCGGAGCGGCTGATCAGTGTTGTTAAGGAACGTTCTGGAAAAACCTGGGTTTCGACAAGACCGATTGCAGGAACCCGTCCGAGAGGTGATGGGAAGCAGGATCTTATGAATGAGAGGGCACTGACGACCTCCAGAAAAGAACTCGCTGAGCACACAATGCTTGTTGATCTTTCAAGAAACGACCTTGGTAGGGTTTCCCTGAGCGGAAGCGTAATGGTAGATGAATTCTTAACTGTAGAACGTTATTCGCATGTAATGCATCTGGTATCCGATGTCAAAGGTATACTTTCTCCTGCCGCAAGACTGACTGATCTTTTCAATGCTCTCATGCCTGGCGGTTCTGTTACTGGTACGCCTAAGATAAGTGCAACACGGGTCATTTCAGAGATTGAGCCTGTTTCCAGAGGAGCTTATACAGGGTCAATGGGCTATATTTCACTGAACGGGAACATGGATTTCAATATCCTGATCAGGAGTGCGTTCTACCCAGAAAACGATCGTGAGGTGCATGTTTATGCAGGATCCGGCATTGTGCAGGATTCAGACCCACAGAGAGAGTGGAAGGAAACCAATGAGAAAGCGAAAGCGCTGCTGGAGTCACTCCAAGGGTATAGCAGTTCAGGCTATTCATGGGAACCCCCCAGAATCAGATCATCCTGGGATCCACCAAAGGCCGCACCTGATTTTAGATCAAGACATGTTCTGATGATAGATAACTACGACTCATTTACATATAACCTTGTCCAGTATGTCTCCATGCTAGGTGCTAAGGTCACAGTGGTTCGGAATGACGAATCTGACGTGAGGAACCTCCTGAAACTGAATCCAACTCATCTCGTAATCTCACCCGGACCTGGGAAACCGGACGATTCTGGGATTTCAATGGAAGCTATCAGGGCTTTCGAAGGATTACCGACACTAGGCGTCTGCCTCGGTCACCAGGCAATAGTCGAAAGTTACGGAGGTACAGTTGTTCGAGGGCGTCTACCCGTGCACGGTAAAGCCTCGGAGATAGTCAGGACAACACATACGCATCCTGCTGACATACTGAGCGGCCTCCCTCGCTCATTTATAGCCGGCCGGTATCATTCGCTTGTTGCTGACGAGGTCAGGGACCCTTTGTTTGTTACATCTGAAACCGATAATGGAGAGATAATGTCTGTTCAGCACAGAGATCTGCCTATCTATGGAGTACAATTTCATCCAGAGTCTGTGCTTACGAAGAATGGCCTCGCGATTCTTGAGAATTTTCTCAGGATTCAGGGTAAGGTGAAGAGAAATGATATCTGA
- a CDS encoding aminotransferase class IV, with product MISDSHEWLGGKLYSWDSSSIPAGFRLGDGVFETIRTYNGVPFKLTSHISRLLSGARSIGMKELPTIESVKELIMDTLKSSISETPQTERIIRPLLFSDHPLWGFVVLVDPIEAQEKGSSEEGLTVGISSHSHPERYLIPPSGDNQVKWISRGPLSQALRDATSMGWDEALLTNSKGRIVEGTRSNILVISDNRIIAPGTKSFAFPGITRSIVVESAKTRGVEVIDRPLELVELLEAQEALLTSTLLGVMPILHAIYGNRIQRLKSGELSKILISDFKAETQKQKRF from the coding sequence ATGATATCTGATAGTCATGAATGGCTTGGAGGAAAGCTTTACAGTTGGGATTCATCCAGTATTCCCGCAGGATTCCGGCTTGGAGACGGTGTGTTTGAGACCATAAGGACGTACAACGGAGTCCCATTCAAGCTTACCTCGCATATTTCCCGCCTTCTTTCTGGGGCAAGATCAATTGGTATGAAGGAACTGCCAACCATAGAATCTGTTAAGGAACTGATCATGGATACATTGAAGTCCAGCATCTCAGAAACGCCACAGACGGAGCGAATTATCCGGCCACTGTTGTTCTCAGATCATCCTCTCTGGGGATTTGTGGTTCTTGTCGATCCAATCGAAGCTCAAGAGAAAGGCTCATCCGAGGAGGGTCTGACCGTGGGTATTTCGTCACATTCCCATCCTGAAAGGTATCTAATACCACCATCTGGAGATAACCAGGTAAAATGGATCTCTCGGGGTCCTTTGTCTCAAGCCTTAAGAGACGCTACATCCATGGGCTGGGATGAGGCGCTCTTGACAAATTCAAAGGGAAGAATCGTTGAGGGCACCAGATCAAATATTCTGGTAATAAGTGATAACCGCATCATTGCTCCTGGAACCAAATCGTTTGCCTTCCCGGGGATAACTAGAAGCATAGTGGTGGAAAGCGCAAAGACGAGGGGGGTAGAAGTCATCGATCGGCCGCTGGAACTTGTTGAATTGCTTGAGGCTCAGGAGGCTCTTCTGACTTCCACACTGCTTGGTGTAATGCCAATTTTGCATGCCATATATGGGAACAGGATACAGCGCCTTAAAAGTGGTGAACTCTCAAAGATTCTTATTTCAGATTTCAAGGCTGAAACGCAGAAGCAGAAAAGATTTTAG